From one Thalassospira lucentensis genomic stretch:
- a CDS encoding dienelactone hydrolase family protein, with product MTSKLTVTTPDGNFDAYVAMPAKLPAPVVVVIQEIFGVNAVMRGIADDYAKQGYIAVCPDLFWRIEPGIEITDKTEEEWKQAFGYYQAFNVDKGVEDIAATLQAARKLDGANGKAGVVGFCLGGLLTFLSATRTDGDAFAVYYGGGMNNYVGEAGKIKQPVIIHLAGNDEYIPADAQAVIKDALDDHPLTELHFYPGRDHAFARKGGAHYDEKDAETANSRTAEFFSANLA from the coding sequence ATGACCAGCAAGCTGACCGTAACGACGCCAGACGGAAATTTCGATGCCTATGTCGCCATGCCTGCCAAGTTACCGGCACCGGTGGTGGTGGTTATTCAGGAAATTTTTGGTGTTAACGCCGTGATGCGGGGCATTGCCGATGACTATGCCAAGCAGGGATATATTGCGGTTTGTCCCGATCTGTTCTGGCGGATCGAGCCAGGGATCGAAATCACCGACAAGACCGAAGAAGAATGGAAACAGGCATTTGGCTATTATCAGGCATTTAATGTCGATAAGGGCGTCGAAGATATCGCCGCAACCCTTCAGGCAGCGCGCAAGCTTGATGGTGCAAATGGCAAAGCCGGGGTTGTCGGTTTCTGCCTTGGCGGGCTTTTGACCTTCCTGTCGGCGACGCGCACCGATGGCGATGCATTTGCGGTCTATTACGGCGGTGGGATGAACAATTATGTCGGCGAGGCCGGAAAGATCAAACAGCCGGTGATCATTCACCTTGCCGGGAATGATGAGTATATCCCAGCCGATGCGCAGGCGGTTATCAAGGACGCGCTTGATGATCATCCGTTGACAGAGCTGCATTTCTATCCAGGTCGTGATCACGCCTTTGCGCGTAAGGGAGGGGCGCATTACGACGAGAAGGATGCTGAAACCGCCAATTCAAGAACGGCCGAGTTTTTCAGCGCCAACCTTGCCTGA
- a CDS encoding fumarylacetoacetate hydrolase family protein, whose product MKLLRFGAVGAEKPGLLDQGGVIRDLSAVIEDFNPDTISDATFAKIATLNSAGLPVVSGNPRIGACVAKPGKFICIGLNYSDHAAEAGMQVPPEPIIFFKATSAVCGPNDDVEIPRGSQKSDWEVELGIVIGKEAKYVTEAEALDHVAGYCVVNDVSERAFQLEHAGQWVKGKSHDTFGPIGPWLVTRDEIADPQNLRLWLELNGERVQNGSTATMVYGVAHLISYLSKFMTLQPGDIITTGTPPGVGMGMTPQRFLKPGDVMELGVEGLGSQRQKTVQA is encoded by the coding sequence ATGAAACTGCTGCGTTTCGGCGCTGTTGGTGCGGAAAAACCCGGATTACTGGATCAGGGCGGTGTAATCCGAGATTTGTCGGCGGTGATCGAGGATTTCAATCCAGACACCATTTCCGATGCCACCTTTGCCAAAATTGCCACCCTTAATTCGGCAGGCCTTCCGGTCGTCTCAGGCAACCCGCGGATCGGTGCCTGTGTTGCTAAACCGGGCAAGTTTATCTGCATTGGTCTGAACTATTCCGATCACGCGGCGGAAGCAGGCATGCAGGTGCCGCCTGAGCCGATCATCTTTTTCAAGGCAACGTCGGCGGTTTGCGGCCCGAATGACGATGTGGAAATTCCACGCGGTTCGCAAAAATCCGACTGGGAAGTCGAACTGGGCATCGTGATCGGCAAGGAAGCCAAATATGTGACCGAGGCAGAGGCGCTTGATCATGTGGCAGGTTACTGTGTGGTCAATGATGTGTCCGAACGCGCATTTCAGCTTGAACATGCCGGGCAGTGGGTGAAAGGCAAAAGCCATGATACCTTTGGCCCGATTGGCCCGTGGCTTGTAACACGTGACGAGATTGCCGATCCGCAGAACCTGCGCCTGTGGCTGGAACTGAACGGCGAACGCGTCCAGAATGGCAGCACCGCAACCATGGTTTATGGCGTTGCCCATCTGATCAGCTATCTGTCGAAATTCATGACCTTGCAGCCGGGCGACATCATCACAACGGGGACCCCGCCCGGTGTCGGTATGGGCATGACGCCGCAGCGTTTCCTGAAGCCGGGCGATGTCATGGAGCTTGGCGTCGAAGGGCTTGGAAGCCAGCGTCAGAAAACCGTTCAGGCCTGA
- a CDS encoding ATP-binding protein, with protein MRGRLFWKILIGFALTFMGIWQGVWLLFTLYGDPPKPYHVGYLQETARGYIDTAASIIEAEGIGALEKAIAHWPDNERVRLSIEPDANHTDSSVRGSVPETFPPVRFEEIRENGFLSRDAVSPVGLLVHLKFDVTDIVASIPERGRFNVPTPLVIAGVLGGLVFSGVLAWYLTRPIRQLQEGFERLSTGDLTWRLGEKIGRRRDEIADLARDFDVMAVRLQQLIEARDRLLNDVSHELRSPLARMQLAVGLARQKPERIEGSLDRIEKETIRLDELVGELLTLSRAESGASQNQTWLDIDHLLGRVVGDARFEAEATGIKVQTNLAIKRNWHGEVPVVVGNAELLRRAFENIVRNALRHSREGQLVRISAEADASRNVFCITISDQGPGIPAEQLENMFEPFIRGEPGINGAGFGLGLSIARRAIKAHGGEISIRNRDGGGLDVLITLPFTLRVDDE; from the coding sequence ATGAGAGGACGGTTATTCTGGAAAATCCTGATCGGGTTTGCTTTGACCTTCATGGGGATCTGGCAGGGCGTGTGGCTTCTTTTTACGTTATATGGTGACCCACCCAAACCCTATCATGTCGGATATCTGCAGGAAACGGCACGCGGTTATATCGATACTGCTGCAAGTATTATCGAGGCCGAAGGTATTGGTGCGCTTGAGAAGGCGATTGCACACTGGCCCGACAATGAACGTGTCCGACTAAGTATCGAGCCGGATGCAAACCACACCGACAGCTCCGTGCGCGGTTCCGTACCTGAAACATTCCCCCCCGTCCGGTTCGAGGAGATCCGCGAAAACGGGTTTCTGTCACGTGATGCGGTTAGCCCGGTCGGGTTGCTTGTGCATTTGAAGTTTGATGTGACCGATATTGTTGCGTCTATCCCGGAGCGGGGGCGGTTCAATGTGCCGACCCCGTTGGTAATTGCGGGCGTGCTGGGAGGGCTTGTGTTTAGCGGCGTGCTTGCCTGGTATCTAACCCGACCGATCCGCCAGCTTCAGGAAGGGTTCGAGCGACTGTCGACCGGGGATCTGACATGGCGACTGGGCGAAAAGATCGGCCGTAGACGTGACGAGATTGCTGATCTGGCGCGTGATTTCGATGTGATGGCCGTGCGATTGCAACAATTGATCGAGGCACGCGACCGCCTATTGAACGACGTATCGCATGAACTGCGGTCCCCGCTGGCGCGGATGCAATTGGCTGTTGGGCTAGCGCGCCAGAAACCGGAACGGATCGAAGGATCACTTGACCGGATTGAAAAGGAAACCATTCGTCTGGATGAACTGGTTGGTGAACTTCTGACCCTGTCGCGTGCGGAAAGCGGCGCCAGCCAGAACCAGACATGGCTTGATATTGACCATCTGCTGGGTCGTGTTGTTGGTGATGCCCGGTTTGAGGCCGAGGCGACCGGGATCAAGGTCCAGACAAACCTTGCTATTAAACGCAACTGGCACGGTGAAGTACCGGTGGTGGTCGGCAACGCCGAACTTCTGCGGCGGGCCTTTGAGAATATAGTGCGTAATGCCCTTCGTCATTCACGCGAAGGTCAACTTGTCCGGATTTCTGCCGAAGCAGATGCCAGTCGCAATGTTTTCTGCATCACCATATCCGATCAGGGGCCAGGCATTCCTGCTGAACAGCTTGAAAATATGTTTGAGCCATTCATTCGCGGGGAACCGGGAATAAACGGAGCCGGTTTCGGACTGGGTTTGTCAATTGCACGGCGCGCGATCAAGGCACATGGCGGGGAAATTTCCATTCGCAACCGGGATGGCGGTGGGCTGGACGTTCTGATTACCCTGCCATTTACCTTGCGCGTTGATGACGAATAA
- a CDS encoding response regulator transcription factor produces MTRILLVDDDVELGTMLGEYLEGEGFEIANAYNGKDGLRMALEGGFAVVLLDIMMPGIGGIEVLRELRAKSRVPVIMLTAKGDDVDRVVGLELGADDYIPKPYYPRELVARIRAVLRRAEPVGESRRDAGGPDNGDEIVLGKLRLNTARRVAQFDGQDMELTVSEFNLLEVLMRARERAMSKNELSIKVLGRPREVYDRSIDVHMSNLRQKLQSVSNDVGLIETVRGFGYRLRQDI; encoded by the coding sequence GTGACCAGAATTCTGCTTGTTGATGATGATGTCGAGCTCGGCACGATGCTGGGCGAGTATCTTGAAGGTGAGGGGTTCGAGATCGCCAACGCCTATAACGGCAAGGATGGCCTGCGTATGGCGCTGGAGGGCGGGTTTGCAGTGGTGTTGCTTGACATCATGATGCCTGGCATCGGCGGGATTGAGGTGCTGCGCGAATTGCGCGCCAAAAGCCGGGTGCCGGTCATCATGCTGACCGCCAAGGGCGACGATGTCGATCGTGTTGTCGGGCTGGAACTGGGGGCGGATGATTACATACCCAAACCATACTATCCACGCGAACTGGTGGCGCGCATTCGCGCGGTTCTGCGCCGGGCCGAACCGGTTGGCGAAAGCCGCCGAGATGCAGGCGGGCCGGACAATGGCGACGAAATCGTTCTTGGCAAATTGCGGCTTAATACCGCACGCCGGGTGGCGCAGTTTGATGGTCAAGACATGGAACTGACGGTATCGGAATTCAATCTTCTGGAAGTTCTGATGCGTGCCAGAGAACGGGCAATGTCAAAAAACGAGCTTTCGATAAAGGTGCTGGGCCGCCCGCGCGAGGTTTATGATCGTTCGATTGATGTCCATATGAGCAACCTTCGACAGAAGCTTCAATCTGTCAGTAACGATGTTGGCCTGATCGAAACTGTGCGCGGCTTTGGCTATCGTCTGAGGCAGGACATATGA